One genomic region from Chelmon rostratus isolate fCheRos1 chromosome 11, fCheRos1.pri, whole genome shotgun sequence encodes:
- the setd4 gene encoding SET domain-containing protein 4, giving the protein MRGRSHRAGRAGRKRRQRRESVVQSVSLCHQLQYVRLMKFLHQRGFTSTLLQPALFTDTGRGLQALKTVKPGQLLISLPESCLLTTSTVLNSYLGQYIKSWKPRLSPLLALCAFLVCERHRGEASDWFPYIDALPTSYTCPAYFTDEVMAVLPTGVRRRALEQREAVRGIHCFNQDFFRSLQPILSQPVEEVLTYEALRWAWCSVNTRSVFMSRPSNSFLFGQDVFALAPFLDLLNHRPDVQVKASFNDATRCYEIRSVSGTLCYQQAFINYGSHDSQRLLLEYGFVSPCNPHSVVYVDPDLLTDVLRGDRSLDQKMKFLRENDFLNNLSVSSEGPSWRLMTALRLLSLPQTLYHHWRAVLLGQVLCEEREQWSVQTAKTLCQRLLQDTHTALDKISHLLQQCDQAVREQLHVVKSLRQEERCILGSCLEALEDTLRQPDELLSCQPDVDTVS; this is encoded by the exons ATGAGGGGTCGCAGCCATCGGGCTGGACGAGccgggaggaagaggaggcagagacgAGAAAGCGTTGTCCAGTCAG tctctctgtgtcacCAGCTGCAGTATGTGAGGCTGATGAAGTTTCTTCATCAACGGGGATTCACCTCAACGCTGCTGCAGCCAGCCCTCTTCACTG ACACAGGCAGAGGACTGCAAGCTCTCAAGACCGTAAAG CCCGGCCAGCTGCTGATTTCCCTGCCAGAGTCTTGTCTCCTTACAACCTCGACTGTCCTGAACAGCTACCTGGGACAGTATATCAAGag CTGGAAGCCGCGGCTCTCTCCCCTGCTGGCGCTCTGTGCCTTCCTGGTTTGCGAGCGGCACAGAGGAGAGGCCTCTGATTGGTTCCCGTACATCGACGCGCTGCCCACCTCTTACACCTGCCCCGCCTATTTCACAGATGAAGTCATGGCTGTTCTGCCTACAGGAGTGCGGAGGCGGGCGTTAGAGCAGAGGGAGGCGGTGCGAGGGATCCACTGCTTTAACCAAGACTTTTTCAG ATCCCTGCAGCCAATCCTGAGTCAGCCTGTGGAGGAGGTGTTGACATATGAAGCCTTGAG GTGGGCGTGGTGTAGCGTCAACACGCGCTCTGTCTTCATGTCCCGCCCGTccaacagcttcctgtttggaCAGGATGTTTTTGCTTTAGCTCCATTTCTGGACTTGCTCAATCACCGTCCTGACGTGCAG GTGAAAGCAAGTTTCAATGATGCAACAAGATGTTATGAAATCAGAAGCGTTTCTGGGACACTCTGCTACCAGCAGGCCTTCATTAACTACGGCTCCCATGATAGCCAGCGTCTGCTGCTGGAGTACGGATTCGTCTCCCCATGCAACCCCCACAGCGTGGTCTATGTGGATCCAG ATCTCCTCACTGACGTTTTAAGAGGTGACAGGAGTTTGGATCAGAAGATGAAGTTCCTCAGAGAAAATGACTTCCTGAA tAATCTCAGTGTGTCCAGTGAAGGCCCCAGCTGGAGGCTGATGACGGCTCTTAGACTGCTGTCACTGCCACAAACACTGTA TCACCACTGGAGGGCGGTGTTGCTCGGCCAGGTGTTgtgtgaagagagagagcagtggagCGTCCAGACAGCTAAGACTCTCTGTCAGCGACTActacaagacacacacactgctctggaTAAG AtctcccacctcctccagcagtgTGACCAGGCAGTCCGGGAGCAGCTCCATGTGGTCAAGTCACTGCGGCAGGAGGAGAGGTGCATCCTGGGAAGCTGTCTTGAGGCCCTGGAAGACACGCTGAGACAACCAGATGAACTGTTGTCATGCCAACCTGATGTTGACACCGTGAGCTGA